The nucleotide sequence CTTTTTATGGATTCATGCCTCTGGTACTTGCTGTAAAGAAGGGTGGTCGTGAAAGCGTCAAAGTTGGCTTCTGCAGCATATCTGGCTGCTTGCGTCAACCTGAAGTGATAGCAAACATCGCAGCGATTAGCATTTTTTGGACGATTTATTATCGCCCTCAGATACGGAACGAGGTTGTAGATGTCTCTTTCGACAAGTGGAAAATCCATAATTCGGGAAAGCCTTCTCACCTCGTGCAATCTCTTTCTGTACTCAAGGTATGGGTGGATGTTTGGATTGTACCAGAATCCCGTTACTTCAACTCCTTTCTTTTTGAGATACTCAACAGGGTATGCAGCACATGGCGCACAACAAATGTGAAGGAGAACTTTCATGTTCCATTAGTGTCCGCTTCTTGCGCGGCGCGGTAACTAAAGGTTTCTTGCCACTCTTAGCGCGGCTTTGGCTGCCATATTCTCCCATCTCGTGCCGGCGAATATTACCTCTATTTCACGGTATTTTTTAAGCGCGGCACCATATCTTCCCGACATCTCAAGAACCCTTGCGCGAAGAAATTCTGTCTCAGCGCTCTTTGAGGGATAACCATTGAGTATGCGCATCAAACCATCAAAATCGTTATGTGATAGCTTATATTCGCCTATAAACCATATAGCTTTTTTGGCGAGTGAGTCATCAGGAGCTGTTCTTATAAGCGTCAAAAGCGAATTTATGGCGTTTGTCGTGTCGCCAGCTAAAATGAGTGAGTTTGCTTCTTTCCAAATTCTTTCCGCCTGTGACAATTGTTCGGTTTGGTTTTCGGCAGGAATTGGTTTTCCGGGAGTTGCTGGCACTTTTATTCTCTTTGAAGGGGCTTTCTGTGCCGCAGTCGTTCCCAAAAGAAGCCAAAAAACGGTTAAAAGCACTATTATAAATTGTTTCTGAGTCATCTTTTGCCCTTAAGCTTTGCTTCGGTGCCTTCAAAAATTTTTGTTATTATATTTGCTATTCCATCAGCATCGAGTCCGAGAATTTTAAGTAGTTCCTCACGCTTCCCGTGCAGGATGAATTTGTCTGGTATTGCGTGAATGACTACTTTTTCCTTCGGCACTCCGTGGGTCTGAGCGAAAGCGGCTACACCCTCGCCAAAACCGCCGATCGCGCAACCCTCCTCTACGGTTAGCACTATCTCGTGCGAATCCAAGAGGTCGGAAAGGAGTTTTTCATCCATGGGTTTTATGAACCGACAGTTTACCACCGTTGCCTTGATACCGAGTTTTTCCACTGCTTTTACGGCAGGGTTGACCATTGTTCCTACAGCGAGTATCAGGAGTTTTCCGTCGCCTTCGGAGATTACCTCCCACTTTCCGAAAGGTAGAACGATAGGCTCCCTTAATTTAACGCCTAATCCCTGTCCGCGAGGGTATCTTATCGTCCATGGAGAGTCGAACCGTTCGAGCGCGGTAAGAAGCAAGTCTCTAAGCTCCTGTTCGTCTTTTGGAGCTGTGACTACGATGCCCGGAATGTGTCTTAAGTAGGCGATGTCGAATACTCCATGATGTGTTGGTCCGTCCTCGCCAACAACGCCCGCGCGGTCGAGCGCAATTATAAGAGGAACGCGCTGAAGTGCTATGTCGTGTATTATCGGGTCGTAAGCTCGCTGCAGAAATGTGGAGTATATAGCTGCAACAGTTCTTCTTCCCTGAGCTGCTATAGCACCCCCAAATATTATTGCGTGTCCCTCGGCTATGCCGACATCGAAAAATCGCTCGGGGAATTTCTTGTGGAACATGTCGAGTCCGGTCCCGGTTTCCATGGCAGCGGTTATTGCCACTAAGTCCGTGTATCGCTCGCCAAATTGAACCATGGTTTCGCCGAATACTTTCGTATATGTGGGAGTTGATTTGACCTTTATAGGTTCACCAGTCTCCGGATTGAACTTACCCAATCCATGATAAGTGGTAGCATCTTTCTCGGCAGGGGTATAGCCCTTGCCTTTTTTAGTTAATATATGGAGCAGTTTAGGTTTCTTTATGGGTTTTATTTCCTCAAGAATAGTGATAAGCATTCGAATGTTGTGGCCATCCACGGGACCGTAGTACTCAAATCCAAGTTGTTCAAAGAACATGTTTGGAACTATAAGAGTTTTCAGGGCTTCGTCTATTTTTCTTCCCACATAACGGAGTTTTTTACCGATTTCTCCGAGGTGAGTTGTAAGGTTCCAGATGTAGGATTTAATGTTCTGGTATGTTCGGCTTGCAACCAATTTAGTGAAATATTTAGCCAGTGCGCCCACATTGGGTGAGATAGACATGGCGTTGTCGTTAAGTATAACGAGTATCTCTCGTTCGGATGCACCGGCATTGTTCAGTCCCTCGAATGCTAATCCGCCCGTCATAGAACCATCACCGACCACTGCCACAACATTGTAGTCCTCGCCCGCGAGGTCCCGGTGAGTGGCGAATCCGAGCGCCGCGGATATAGCTGTGCTCGCATGTCCTGCTCCCCAGAAGTCGTATTCGCTCTCATCCCGCTTAAGAAAACCTGATATCCCGCCAAGTTGACGCAATGTGTGAAACCTGTTTTTCCTTCCAGTAAGAATTTTGTAGCCGTAAGCCTGATGACCCACATCCCATATTATCTTGTCTTTTGGAAGGTCAAACACTCTTAGTAATGCTATGGTTAATTCTATGGTTCCCAGATTTGGTGCGAGGTGTCCCCCAGTTTTGGATACGGAATTTATAATGTACTCCCTGAGCTCACGAGCCAATTGCTCAAGCTCACTTACTGTCAGCGATTTAAGGTCCTCCGGGTAATTTACTCTATCAAGAATGCTCATATTTCAATATGACCTTTCTATTATGAAGTCAGCGAGCTCTATAAAAACCCTGTTATCATGGTCATCTGGAAGCGAACTTTTTGCTTTCTCTATTAGCTTTTTTGCGAGCTCGTAGGACTTATCCAATCCGATTACTCTCGGGTAGGTAGCCTTATCGAGCTCTATGTCCGCGCCAACCTTTTTGCCCAGTTTTTTCGTTTCTCCTTTTATGTCAAGAATGTCGTCAGTTATTTGAAATCCCAGACCAAAATTATATGCATAATTAGTTAAAGTGTCAAGTTCCTCTTTTTTCGCGCCCGCGAGCATTGCCCCTATTCGCACCGAAGCCACGAAAAGAGCGGCGGTCTTATGGGAATGTATGTATTTCACTGTCTCCTCATCTATAGGTCTTCCCTCCATGAGAATGTCCATCACCTGACCAGCAACGAGTCCATCACTTCCTATAGCCTGCGCTACCTCGAGAGGTATTTTTGGGTTTTCGGTTTTCGCCAGCCACTCGAATGCCAGTGCGTGAAGCGCATCGCCGGCAAGAACGGCTATGGATTCACCGAAAACTCTGTGGCATGTAGGTTTTCCGCGCCTGAGGTCGTCGTTATCCATAGCGGGGAGGTCATCATGTATTAGGGAGTAGGTATGAATGGCTTCTACTCCGCAAGCGGCGAGGTAAACTTTCTCAAGTTCGTTGCTGGATTGGTCACCGCCAGCCCACTCATATGCGGAAAGAACCATGAAAGGTCGCAGTCTTTTTCCGCCGGAAAACACACAGTATCGCAATGCTTGATGAAGAATAGCTGGCTTTTTTCCCGGGGGTGGAAGAAGCCTATCGAGCCACTCGTTTATGGCTTTCGCTTTTTTTGATAATTGTTCTTTAAGAAAAGGGGTCATCCCTATTTCGCCGCCATCCCGGCGGGAATAAGTTTCATTACTATTCCATTTTCTCCCACAGCCCAAATGTTGTTCTCGTTGAGGGCAAATATGGCGTAAAGGATGTTTTCCGTCATGCCTTCAGCCTGTCTGTACCATGTTTCTCCGCCGTCAGCAGTGTGAATTATGTAGCCGAAATTTCCCACCAACCAGCCAGTTTCATTGGACACGAATGCAAGGTCTCGGAAGTAGCCAAATATATTGGGTATAACTTCGTAGGCGTCCCATGTATTGCCGCCGTCTGTAGTTTTAAGAATGGTGTTGTCGCCACATATCCAGCCAATGCTGTTCGAGGTGAATTGAATTGAGCGCAACGCCGCCGGGGTGGGCGAATTTATTAATTCCCATGAGTTTCCGCCATCGGTAGTTTTAAGTATCGTGCCACCACTGCCGACCACAAATCCAGTGTTTTCATCGAAGAAGTACATGCCGAAGAGTTCAGCGTTAACATCGTTGGGAAGTTGCTCCCAATTTTCGCCGCGGTCAGTGGTTTTGAGTATTGCTCCGTTGGTTCCCACTGCGTAAGCAACATTTGTATTCACGAACAAAACTTTGTTAAGGCTCGTTATGTCTCCGTTAATTGTTATGTGGGATGTATCCACTTCTTCCCATGTCTCGCCTTTATCGTGTGAAATGAATATTTTGCCCATAGAGCCCACTATAACGCCGTCGTCAGCAGTTGCAAAAGATACGCTGGCGAGAGTTATGTCATACCTTGTCGGAACCTTCCTCTGAATTAGGGTGTATCCTCCGTCGTAAGTTTTGTAAACTCCTGCTTTTTTGCCGACGAATATGCCTTCGTTGGTGTTGAAGAAATACAGGTCGAGAAGTGTGACTGCAGTTCCAAAGTTTACGGGAATCCAGTTGTCCACGCCGTATCCTATTCTTAGAGCACCACCATATCGAATAGGGTCGTTTCCTGCTACAGCGAATATAGGTGGTGTAGCGTTGGGGATAACATCGAGCCTTTCCATTGAGCCGAAAACATTAAGGTCGTAAGTCCTTTCCCAAGTTTGGCCGCCATCCGTCGTTATTATTGCCACGCCATTATCGCCTACCGCTATTCCTTCATCTCCGACTATTGCTATGTCGTTAAGCACTGTCGTGACAGGTGTGGTTACCTCCACCCACTTCCATTCGGTGCTGTCTTCGCTAAGAGTTCGCTTCATTATTTTGCCGCCATCACCACAGATGAAGTAGTGGTCCTGATCTATCGCTGTCGCACCCGTGAAGCTCGGGTTTTCAAGGGCAAGCGATTCGGCATTCCATGTATTACCTCCATCAGAGGTAATGAAGACCCATTCGCCTGAAGTGGTTACTATCCCATGATTTCGGTCAGCAAAAGCCATTCTTCGTGCAGCGACCGTAAGCTCACTTACCAGATTAATTTCTTTTTCTGTCCATGTCGCCCCACCGTCGTTTGAGACAAGTAATCTTGAACCAGTTAATGCGTAGACTGTGTTTTCATCGATAAATTCGATATCCATTATAGTTTGAGTTCCTATGATATCGAGAGCTTTGGGCTCCCACGAGTTTCCGCCATCGGTGGTTCTAAAAAGGCTTGCTTTTCCGCCCAGAAGGCCAAGGTTTTCGTTGGCAAAATCGATGCATTCGATTCCATAGCCAAGAGTGTCCATGTAAATAATGCTATCTTCCTTCCAGCTTCTCCCTGCATCCGTTGATATGTAGAAAAATCCTCTTGCAGCGCCTGCTATGATGAACTGTCCGTTATTCGCTATAGCGCAGCAGCTTAATTCGGGCATCGATTCTGTGTATGTTCTTATTATAGTCCAGCTCGTGCCGTCTCTTGTGGGCTCGATTTTTTCCTCCCCAGGTTTTTCGCAACCAATAAGGATTAAAACCGAAGCCAGAATTAACGAATAAATTATTCTTCGCATGTTCCCTCCTTTAAAATCCTCGCAATTAAAAATAATAACTAAGGCTCCCCTTCACATCAAGAAAATTCGCCTATCACGATTTATTTTGCTTCTTAGTAAGCTTATCTATTATTTCGGGCAGCTTTTTTAAAGCAGCGAGTTGCTTTAAAGTCTCTCTTGCGCGCCGTGCTGGTGAACCGAAAAGAGTTATCCCCGATGGGAAAGACTTGTCCACGCCGGATTGTGCGTATATGGTTACATCGTCGCCAAGTTCTATGTGGTCTGATATTCCTGCTTGGCCACCTATCATGACTCTGTCGCCGATTTTTGTGCTTCCAGCTATCCCTGCCTGCCCCGATATGGAACAGTGCTTTCCTATAATAACATTATGCCCTATTTGAACGAGGTTATCTATTTTGGTTCCTGCGCCTATTATAGTGTTGTCCAGTGTGGCACGGTCTATGGTGGTATTGGCCCCTATCTCTACATCATCCTCTATTATCACGCTGCCAAGCTGAGGTATTTTGTTGAATCTACCGTTTTTGTTGCGAGTGTAACCGAAACCATCAGAGCCTATAACAGCCCCAGCATGGATTATCACTCTGTTGCCAATGGTTATACCGTCGTAGATGACCACATTGGGATAGATTTCGCAGTCATGGCCTATCTCCACGCCATCGCCAATCACTACACCAGCGTGGATGACACATCTGTCGCCTATTTTTGACTTTCCTATAACCACGAACGGCTCTATGCGGACATCTTTTCCTATCTCAGCCTCATCGGCTATGATTGCGAATTCAGAAATGGTAGGCTCGGTTTTTTTAGGAGGATTAAGAATTATCATAGCCTGCCTGAAACTCTCTGCGGGATCCTCGGAAAAAATGGCTGCAAAGTCAACATCTTTTGGGCAATCCTTCTCAGAAATTATTACCGCACCAGCTTTGGTGGTGAGAAGTTTCTTTAGAAGCCTCGGATTCGTGAAAAAGGACACGCATTTTTTATCGGCGCTCTCAAGAGAGGCTACTCGCTCTATTTCTGTTTCGGGGTCGCCTCTAAACTTTAAACCCAGCTTTTCTGCTAACTCTTTAAGCTTCATTTTTACTTTTCCGTTTTTAGTTCTTGCAGAAGTTCGTCCGTTATGTCCAACGATGGGTCAATGTATGCTATGCTACTGCCGTTTATGTCGAAAATAACGGTGTAGCCGTATTTATTGGCGATGTTAGTGAGCGCTCGGTTTATTTTTTCGTAGAGTGGTTTTGTTAGCTCTTGGTTTTTCTGGTCCGCCTTTCCGCCCTGCCCGAATATTGAAGCCAAAAACTCCTGGTATTTTTGCTGCTTTTCTTGAATGAGTCTTTGTTTTTCTATTCGCTTTTCCTCGGAAAGCATTAATTCCTGTCGCTGATATTCTTCCTGCATTTTCTTTATTTCATCCTCCATTTTCTGTGCCTGGTCCTGCCATTTGGCGACTATCTCATCGAACTTTGCCTGAGCATTTTTCCACTCGTCCCATTCGTTTCTAATCCTGTCCGAGTCGAAATATGCTATTTTGGCTTCGCCGGCTAAAAGCGGTGACAGCGCAAAGAATGCTACCATTATTCCAATGATAAAAATTGTCCTTCTCATCTTAAGCCTCCTTATTTGCTATTTTTCCTCAGCGTTAACGAAATCTTTCCGCTTTGCTCTATACAATATAACAATAAAAACATAAAAAGCCAACTCGGCTATCGTTATCCATAATCTTGAGCCTATAGAAATCACGGATTTCTGAGTTGCAGTCATCGAAGACGGGAGAAGAACAGCCATCGCACCCTCACGAATTCCGAGACCTGCCGGGACGAAAAATGAAATGTATCCGAGGAAATAAGCAAGCGTGAACGCACCCGTTATTTCTCTGAAAAGACTTATCATCGAGTTGCCATATATTGATGCAGCTGCTACCGCTATTCCGAAGCCAACCATTGTTTTACCAGCAAGATACATTGAAATAGTGAAAATTATGCGCCAACCGCTCAGGGTGGGGAATTCGTATCGTTTGCTTGGTCTGAATATCCTTAAAAAATTATATATGATAAAGTTTAGTATATTGGGATTTACTATAAAAAGAACGAGGAAAGCGACAAATATAGCTCCCCATTGAGATAGAAGGAGTCCCTGCCCGTAGTCGCACAGGAGGAAACCGAGTATCAGCGATGCTATAAGAAGGCATGCCTGAAGCAAGATAACTGATGTGAACGCCGTCATTGAGCTTATGTTGTATTTTTTTGCAAGGTATGCTAATATCGCCACGAACCACACCTTTCCAGGAATGTATTTTGCCAGCACAGGCAAGAAGAGAAGGATGAGCGCCTGAAAGTATGGAATTCTTACGCCGTATCCCTCCTCAAGAATTTTTCTCCAGGCAACAGCGGGAATAAGAAAACTTACCATTATTATGAACATGCCAAGAATCATGGTTGGGTAGTGCGCGGCAGCGAATGAATCAGCGACCTCGCGCCAGCTCGTCCCGAGACGCTTGAAAATGAAGTAGGCTATGATGATGGCTATGGCAAAACGGATTGCTATAACACCTATTTTTTTAAGCTTTTCCATCTATTGCTCGTTGATAAGCGCGCTTTATGCTTCTCGACCTTTTCCTAAAAATTGCAGGAACTACAAGGCAAATCAACACTATTATAGACGATGCTATGGAAACCAGAAGTGATTTCTTGACGAGAGGTGAGTGGTAGTAGAAATGAATAACATGAGGACCAGCCTTAAGAGGAACCCCAATGAATGAATAGTTAGCCCGTATTATTTTAAGCTTCTTGCCGTTTTCCTCGGCGTGCCAGGCCGGATACCAATTCTGCGATATGAATAGGATTCCGTCATATGGAAGATTGGTTTTTACGGTGAACTCGTTTTCTTTGTAGTCGGTTATGGTCCCCGTTACCCCTATGAACCACAGAGCTGAATCGGGCGATATTGTAGGTTGTGGAAATCCCGGGTCTTCCTCCAGCAAGACGGTGTTTCTATAGTTAACGAATGTGTCACTGTAAAAGCTTTCATGTCTGATTCTTTTTAGGACATCCTCGTGTTTCATAACCTCCCACTTGTGGAACGTGCGAACTCGCGGGAATGCTATTGTGTTGCGATATATAAGACCTGCATCTGTTTGCCCAACAAAGCTTAGATCCATGTATTCGGTGTCGAGAGGCTGCGGAGACAACAGATACTCGAAGTTGAGTATGTCCCAGAAATGTCTGTAAACTAAAAGCCATTGCGGTTGCTCGTGGCGTCCTGTGAATTCGTCATACCATCGGAGTTGGTTACCGTGCAATTCGCCAAGTGTTGTCACATCTATCCCATACGCACCGAGCTGAGTGTATTTCATCGTTTTAGGCAGCGCAAAAACTCTGAATGGTCCCTCTTTTTCTCTGCGCTGTTCGAAAAACTTTACAGTGCGGTTTTCAGGAAAGTATTTGCCTATATCGTCCGCTACTATGAATCGTCTATCAATACGCCAGAAGTCGATTGCTGTAGGTATGATCAAAAGCATAGCTATAAAGAGGGGAAAGAATTTTGATTTGCTGCTCGACCTAAGTTTTATGATAAGCGCGCCCAGTCCTATCCAGCAAAACACCAGACTTAGCACTGAGCTTTTAAGGAAGGTTTTAAAGTTGCTTGCCAGGGCTGAAACTTTGTATTGAATGTTGGTTGTTTGAGGGTTATAAACGCTTTTTATCCAGCTTTCGCAAAGTGGTTTGCCGAAGACGGCAAGTATAACGAAAAGTAGTGTCGCAGCCAACCCACCCCACAGAAGTCGATTTCGCCAGAGCTTTGTTTCCGCAGGTCCTTTAGAACTATGTTTTTTATGCGTTGATTTTTTAGCCTCAAGCGAGAAAATCTTGTCTACGGTGAAGGCGGCTGAGACGAAGAAGCAAAATGCAGCCACAAAAAGAGCGGTTTCGGGCGCACGAAAGTTCTTCACACCAGGGATGACATAGTAATAAATGTAGAAAAGCGGCGTCTGGGTGCCCATTGTGTATGTTAGAATGAAGGCGGAGAATACCCCCAATAGCCTAAGAAGCGGTTCCTTAAGGTAAAAGAAACCCAGCAGCCCGAGGATTACGATTATAAGCCCGAAGTAAAGAGAATTCAATCTGAAAAAGTTTCTTCCCCAATAGGAATTGTATTTTCCGACATTCATGCCGACGAAATCGGGGAAAACGATGGAGCCCATGTCCTCAGCGTTGAGCCGCCATGTGTTTGAATACTCTATGCCGCGCTTTTCAACATGAATGGTTCTTACTGAGTAATGCTTGAGATAATGATACGGCGGTATAAGCTGAATGGCGCTTATCCCAACGCCAAGGATGAGGAATATTAGGAAAAGGACAACCGCCTTTGAAGCCTTTTTGAAACCGTCGTCTTTGCTTTTTATCATTCGAATTATCCGGAAAAGAAATATCGCGGCAAGTAGCCACGAAAGAAAGTATGCGAGCTGCATGTGCGCGGTAAAAATAAGAAGCGCGTAACCTACAGAAAACAAAGCAAAATGCGTTATTTTTAGACTTTTCAGCGCCCTTTCGAGGAGTAGCACCATAAGCGGTGTCATGGACATTACAAATATTTTGCCGTCCTGGCCCGCGTAGCTAAGGGATACCATAACAGGCATGAGCATATATGCTATTGCCCCGAAAATGGCAGCCTCGATTCGCAACTTGTAGTGGCGCAGAAGGAGAAACATAAAAAGCCCTGCGAGAAATATGTGGAGTACGATGGTAATTCCGAACGAGCGATGTGGTGGCAGAAGAATTCTTATGGGTGCTATCAGAGGGGAGAATATCGCGCCGTGCATGGCTTCTATAAAGGGCATTCCACCATGAATGTAAGGGTCCCATAAGGGGAATGTATGGTATTTCAGTATGTGAGTTCGATAGAGTTTTACTCCATAATAGCCCATATCGAGGAAGTCGGTGCCGAAAAGAACTTTATTGGAGAATATGAAGTCCCCGTATAAAACGAGGACAATTATAAACATCAAAAGATAAGGCAGATATTTCTTCACATCTCGCCCCCTTACTTATTTGCATTCTTCGATTATCCCAAGTACCCAGTCCCTTTTCTCCTCCATGAGCTCCTTTGATGTTGCCTCGACATTAAGTCTTAACAATGGCTCTGTGTTTGATGGTCTTATGTTGAACCACCATTCCCCGAAGTCAAATGTTATACCATCAAGCCTATCCGCCTTCTGACCTGTGAGTTCCTCGACTTTCTTGGCTACACACTCGATGGTTCTCCATCTGTCGGAAACTCTCGTGTTTATCTCGCCGCTTCGGAAGTAATGGTCCATTTCCGCTATCAACTCTGACGGTTTCTTTTCCTCCTGGGAGAGGACATCGGTTGCCACAAGGAACGCTATCATGCCTGAGTCGGCATACCAGTGGTCTCTGAAGAAGTAATGACCGGAATGCTCGCCGCCGAAAATTGCGTTGTGCTGCCTCATAAGAGGCTTAAGAAACGCATGTCCAACGCGGCTTCTTACTGCTTTGCCTCCGTATTTTTCTATAATCTCATCCACTACTTTCGAGCATATAAGATTGTGGACTATCGTTGCCCCGGGTTCTATGGAAAGCATTTTCCTTGCTACCATGGCTACTATCATGTCTCCGCCTATGAACTCGCCGTGTTCGTCCACCATAAACATCCTATCCGCATCACCATCAAATATAACGCCGAAATCGCATTTGTGTTCCAGGACAGCTTGGCGTAAAGCCTCGCGATTTTTCTCGTCCATAGGGTCGGGAAGGTGATTGGGGAATCGTCCATCTGGTTCAAAAAATAGTTTTATAACCTTGAATGGAAGGTATTGAAGTAGGCGCTCAAGGACTATGCCAGCAACGCCGTTTGTAGCGTCTATGGCGATTTTAAATGGTAAAAGCTCATCGATGTTGATAAAGCTGAGGCAATGATTTATGTAGTCCTCGAGTATTTCCTTTGAGTGAACAGTTCCGGGGGTTTTTGCCGTTCTGAACTTGCCCGACATTACTATTTGTTTTATTTCCGGCAGTCCCTCATCGCCTGAGAGAGGTATGGCTTGAGCGCGCGATATTTTGAACCCATTGTATTCGGGAGGGTTATGTGATGCGGTAACCATAACCCCGCCATCGAACTCATACTTTCCGACGGCGAAATACATCGCATCTGTGGGTATAACGCCCATTATCACTACATCAGCGCCGGCATCCGTCATTCCGCGGATAAGGGCTCGTTCAAGAGCGGGCGATGAGACCCTGACATCTCTGCCCACCGCTATCAATTGACCGCGGATAACATTAACTATGGCACCACCGATAAGATAAGCTATTTCCTCGTTAAGCTGGTCAGGGTAGGTGCCTCTGATGTCGTACGCTTTGAATATTCGTTCGTCTACTCTCATTTTCCCTCCATTTTTTACTCACCTTTTGGCGGTGGAATAATTGTTTTGCGGGTTTTGGGTGGTATAATTCTTGGTCTGGTGGATTTTTGCTGAGTTTCCTTTTTTGTAGTTGTCTTCCTTCTCGTTTTTGGCCGTCTTTTTTTGATAGGTTTTTCAGGGGGCGGTTTTGGAGTTTTTAGCGACTCTGGTGCAGCAGATTCAATCCGTTGACCATAGGCTGAGCTTATACCGGGTGGCAGTGGTTGATAACCTTCTATGTACTGGAGAATGTTGTCGCGCCTCAGGTCGATGGGCTGTCCGTAAGGAATGTTAAGGGGGGCGAGGTCGAAGCCATTAACGCTTATTTTTAGTGCTCCCGGGTTGCTCGACTCCATGTATATAGCGTCTTTAACGCGCCATACCTTTGTTTGTCCCGTTCCGAGTTTGCCCTTGAATGCAAGCTTATAATCCCTTTCCACATAGAGGTCTACTGGTTCTCTTGCCCTGACGACGAATGTTAGCGATTCAGCTCGCGCGAGTGCTCTTGCTGGGTTGACGCTATCTATGGAAATTCGTATCTCTTGAGCTATCTCGTGGTCGTAAGGGGCTTTTGCCATGTGGTAGATTAGTGTATCGGGTGATACAGCTTCTATGGCGTAGCTCGGCGGGGTTTCCTTACGGCTGATTGATACTACTATGATTATTCCTGCAAGGATTATTATGAATCCTATAATGTATATTATGACCGGGACTGCGCGCAGGGAGTGCCAGACATCGTGCATGGTTACTTTATGCTCCTCGACGGTCTCCGGAAGAGCTGACACATCGCCCACGATGTTTATTCTTTTCGGCTGTTTCGCCTTTTTGGGTGATTCTTTTTTTGCTTCAAGGAATTTTTGATAAAGCTCATCTGCTGATACACCGAAATAATTTGCAAGAGTTTTCAGTATTCCCCTGACATACACATCCGGGGGCAGGAGCTCGAACTGGTCGTTTTCCAGCGCGGAAAGGACTTTTGGACTTATTTTTGTCTCGTCGCAGATTTGCTCGATGGTTATCCCTTTTTCCTCGCGTAGCTTTTTTATGTATTCAGAGAGTTCGCTCAACTAAGCTCCTTTATCAAAGTTAACCTTTCTATTTTAAATTTTTCCAAAAGTTTAGTCAAGCGCAAAAGGGGCAGTCCTACTACATTGTAAAAGCATCCATCGACTTTCTCGACAAGCAGCGCACCGAATTTTTGTATACCATAAGCTCCAGCCTTGTCCATCGGTTCCCCGGATGCGATGTATGCGTCTATCTCCTCATCGCTTAGCTCGGAGAACTTGACTCTTGTTGACTCGACATCGGATTCTATTCTCATTTGGGGCACACTCATTGCTGCGA is from bacterium and encodes:
- a CDS encoding epoxyqueuosine reductase QueH translates to MKVLLHICCAPCAAYPVEYLKKKGVEVTGFWYNPNIHPYLEYRKRLHEVRRLSRIMDFPLVERDIYNLVPYLRAIINRPKNANRCDVCYHFRLTQAARYAAEANFDAFTTTLLYSKYQRHESIKRIGEELAEKFGTKFFYADFREGWSRGLKLSRKFKLYRQQYCGCIISELERFYKNADLVLEHFEWKPRPKKSVETKQ
- a CDS encoding 1-deoxy-D-xylulose-5-phosphate synthase, which produces MSILDRVNYPEDLKSLTVSELEQLARELREYIINSVSKTGGHLAPNLGTIELTIALLRVFDLPKDKIIWDVGHQAYGYKILTGRKNRFHTLRQLGGISGFLKRDESEYDFWGAGHASTAISAALGFATHRDLAGEDYNVVAVVGDGSMTGGLAFEGLNNAGASEREILVILNDNAMSISPNVGALAKYFTKLVASRTYQNIKSYIWNLTTHLGEIGKKLRYVGRKIDEALKTLIVPNMFFEQLGFEYYGPVDGHNIRMLITILEEIKPIKKPKLLHILTKKGKGYTPAEKDATTYHGLGKFNPETGEPIKVKSTPTYTKVFGETMVQFGERYTDLVAITAAMETGTGLDMFHKKFPERFFDVGIAEGHAIIFGGAIAAQGRRTVAAIYSTFLQRAYDPIIHDIALQRVPLIIALDRAGVVGEDGPTHHGVFDIAYLRHIPGIVVTAPKDEQELRDLLLTALERFDSPWTIRYPRGQGLGVKLREPIVLPFGKWEVISEGDGKLLILAVGTMVNPAVKAVEKLGIKATVVNCRFIKPMDEKLLSDLLDSHEIVLTVEEGCAIGGFGEGVAAFAQTHGVPKEKVVIHAIPDKFILHGKREELLKILGLDADGIANIITKIFEGTEAKLKGKR
- a CDS encoding polyprenyl synthetase family protein; protein product: MTPFLKEQLSKKAKAINEWLDRLLPPPGKKPAILHQALRYCVFSGGKRLRPFMVLSAYEWAGGDQSSNELEKVYLAACGVEAIHTYSLIHDDLPAMDNDDLRRGKPTCHRVFGESIAVLAGDALHALAFEWLAKTENPKIPLEVAQAIGSDGLVAGQVMDILMEGRPIDEETVKYIHSHKTAALFVASVRIGAMLAGAKKEELDTLTNYAYNFGLGFQITDDILDIKGETKKLGKKVGADIELDKATYPRVIGLDKSYELAKKLIEKAKSSLPDDHDNRVFIELADFIIERSY
- the lpxD gene encoding UDP-3-O-(3-hydroxymyristoyl)glucosamine N-acyltransferase, yielding MKLKELAEKLGLKFRGDPETEIERVASLESADKKCVSFFTNPRLLKKLLTTKAGAVIISEKDCPKDVDFAAIFSEDPAESFRQAMIILNPPKKTEPTISEFAIIADEAEIGKDVRIEPFVVIGKSKIGDRCVIHAGVVIGDGVEIGHDCEIYPNVVIYDGITIGNRVIIHAGAVIGSDGFGYTRNKNGRFNKIPQLGSVIIEDDVEIGANTTIDRATLDNTIIGAGTKIDNLVQIGHNVIIGKHCSISGQAGIAGSTKIGDRVMIGGQAGISDHIELGDDVTIYAQSGVDKSFPSGITLFGSPARRARETLKQLAALKKLPEIIDKLTKKQNKS
- a CDS encoding OmpH family outer membrane protein is translated as MRRTIFIIGIMVAFFALSPLLAGEAKIAYFDSDRIRNEWDEWKNAQAKFDEIVAKWQDQAQKMEDEIKKMQEEYQRQELMLSEEKRIEKQRLIQEKQQKYQEFLASIFGQGGKADQKNQELTKPLYEKINRALTNIANKYGYTVIFDINGSSIAYIDPSLDITDELLQELKTEK
- a CDS encoding flippase-like domain-containing protein, whose translation is MEKLKKIGVIAIRFAIAIIIAYFIFKRLGTSWREVADSFAAAHYPTMILGMFIIMVSFLIPAVAWRKILEEGYGVRIPYFQALILLFLPVLAKYIPGKVWFVAILAYLAKKYNISSMTAFTSVILLQACLLIASLILGFLLCDYGQGLLLSQWGAIFVAFLVLFIVNPNILNFIIYNFLRIFRPSKRYEFPTLSGWRIIFTISMYLAGKTMVGFGIAVAAASIYGNSMISLFREITGAFTLAYFLGYISFFVPAGLGIREGAMAVLLPSSMTATQKSVISIGSRLWITIAELAFYVFIVILYRAKRKDFVNAEEK